In Arthrobacter burdickii, one DNA window encodes the following:
- a CDS encoding Gfo/Idh/MocA family protein — translation MPPSSPATEPAAAVRMPLRAAILGTGAVAHLHAEALHLLPGVELVAAADPSRSHLAAFAETYGLPSRYPSLEDLLEGESIDVLHVCTPPGGHAEQAAAAFAAGAHVVVEKPAALSLAQLDAMVDAGRAADRGLAVVFQQRSGTAAAHVKALLDSGVLGRPLSALCQTQWYRTAEYFAVPWRGTWATEGGGTTLSHGSHQVDLLAYLLGEWSAVHATMWRLDRDVETEDLSHASLVFASGAVASVVSTVLAPRQSSLLRIDTENATIELEHLYGHGHAHWTITPAPHVDDETAGSWALPGQEVPSGHDALFAGIYASLTAGRGMPGIVAHPARALEIVTGMYASAREGRWVMREDLADPALRGSLSAHVIEGRPGVLSAGPS, via the coding sequence GTGCCCCCGTCCAGTCCGGCAACTGAACCCGCCGCTGCCGTCCGGATGCCCCTGCGGGCCGCGATCCTGGGCACCGGCGCTGTCGCGCACCTCCATGCCGAAGCCCTGCACCTCCTGCCGGGCGTGGAGCTGGTCGCCGCCGCTGATCCGTCCCGGAGCCACCTCGCGGCCTTCGCCGAGACGTACGGACTGCCGTCCCGCTACCCGTCCCTGGAAGATCTCCTCGAAGGGGAGAGCATCGACGTCCTGCACGTCTGCACACCTCCGGGAGGCCATGCCGAGCAGGCGGCAGCCGCCTTCGCGGCAGGTGCCCATGTGGTCGTCGAGAAGCCCGCAGCACTCAGCCTCGCCCAGCTCGATGCCATGGTCGACGCCGGTCGCGCAGCGGACCGGGGCCTCGCCGTCGTGTTCCAGCAGCGCTCGGGAACCGCCGCCGCCCATGTGAAGGCGCTGCTGGACTCGGGCGTCCTGGGGCGCCCGCTCTCAGCGCTCTGCCAGACGCAGTGGTACCGGACGGCCGAGTACTTCGCCGTCCCGTGGAGGGGCACCTGGGCCACGGAGGGTGGGGGCACCACGCTCAGCCATGGCAGTCACCAGGTGGACCTGCTCGCGTACCTGCTGGGGGAGTGGTCCGCAGTGCACGCGACGATGTGGCGCCTCGACCGCGACGTCGAGACCGAGGACCTCTCGCACGCGTCCCTCGTCTTCGCATCGGGTGCCGTCGCGTCGGTGGTGTCCACGGTCCTCGCGCCGCGGCAATCCAGCCTCCTCCGCATCGACACGGAGAACGCGACGATCGAGCTCGAGCACCTGTACGGCCACGGCCACGCCCACTGGACCATCACCCCGGCGCCCCACGTCGATGACGAGACGGCGGGATCCTGGGCGCTGCCCGGACAGGAGGTGCCGAGCGGGCACGACGCCCTCTTCGCCGGGATCTACGCGTCGCTCACCGCCGGGCGCGGCATGCCGGGCATCGTGGCGCATCCCGCCCGCGCCCTGGAGATCGTCACCGGCATGTATGCCTCCGCGCGGGAGGGCCGCTGGGTCATGAGGGAGGACCTGGCGGACCCCGCGCTGCGCGGAAGCCTGTCCGCGCACGTGATCGAGGGCCGGCCCGGGGTCCTGTCCGCCGGTCCGTCATGA
- a CDS encoding sugar phosphate isomerase/epimerase family protein: MTPNERLSINQATIKYAPLREALRVTADAGITSIGLWRDSVEAASLPEAARLLADSGLRFSSLCRGGFFTVPEGRARRAAMDDNRRAIEETAQLAAAGAAGSAAVLVMVAGGIPQGSKDLAGARAMVQDALGELAADAQAAGVTLALEPLHPMYASDRAVISTLKQALDLASPFSSSVVGVVVDTFHVWWDPELFEQVARAGAEGRIASYQVCDWKTPLAADVLLSRHYPGDGVIDFAAITHAVKAAGYAGDIEVELFNQDIWDTPSADAIARTIEGFEANVALHLGSLSGDARP, from the coding sequence ATGACACCGAACGAGCGCCTGTCGATCAACCAGGCCACCATCAAGTACGCCCCCCTTCGCGAAGCGCTCCGGGTGACCGCCGATGCCGGCATCACCAGCATCGGCCTGTGGCGCGATTCCGTGGAGGCAGCCTCCCTGCCCGAGGCCGCACGGCTGCTCGCCGATTCGGGACTGCGGTTCTCCAGCCTCTGCCGCGGCGGCTTCTTCACCGTGCCGGAGGGCCGTGCACGCCGCGCCGCGATGGATGACAACCGCAGGGCGATCGAGGAGACCGCCCAGCTCGCGGCTGCCGGTGCCGCCGGTTCCGCCGCGGTCCTCGTGATGGTCGCCGGCGGTATCCCGCAGGGATCGAAGGACCTCGCAGGAGCCCGTGCGATGGTGCAGGACGCCCTCGGGGAGCTGGCGGCCGACGCCCAGGCCGCAGGGGTGACGCTCGCCCTCGAACCGCTCCATCCGATGTACGCCTCCGACCGGGCCGTCATCTCCACGCTGAAGCAGGCCCTCGATCTCGCCTCGCCCTTCTCCTCCTCGGTGGTCGGAGTGGTTGTCGACACCTTCCACGTCTGGTGGGATCCGGAGCTGTTCGAGCAGGTCGCGCGGGCAGGTGCGGAAGGTCGGATCGCGAGTTACCAGGTCTGCGACTGGAAGACCCCCCTCGCCGCGGACGTCCTGCTGTCCCGCCACTACCCGGGCGACGGCGTCATCGACTTCGCTGCGATCACCCATGCCGTGAAGGCGGCCGGCTATGCCGGTGACATCGAGGTGGAGCTCTTCAACCAGGACATCTGGGACACCCCGTCGGCGGACGCCATCGCACGGACCATCGAAGGCTTCGAGGCGAACGTCGCGCTGCACCTGGGCTCCCTGAGCGGCGACGCCCGGCCGTAG
- a CDS encoding LacI family DNA-binding transcriptional regulator — MSAPASKSPATLHDVAREAGVSLATASRSLNGSARKVNEDYRQRVLEAAQRLGYTTNLFAQAVAKGSTTTVALLVADIADPYFSSIAAGVIDAASEERLVVTIAVTGRDAQRELDTVRALRGQRPRVMILAGSRTTGAAFEVQLRSELSSFEDTGGKVAFISQDAAPFATVLLDNRGGARNLAVALAELGYRDFAVIAGPAEIRTAQERLEGFSEGLAEHGISLPAERIIHSDFTRDGGYRGAQDLLASGARVDLVFAVNDVMAVGVVSALRDAGIAPGEGIGVAGFDDIPTVRDITPALTTVRIPLEDVGRRALQLATGSAHGASDAGGGPEPIPTETIIRGSTPRR; from the coding sequence ATGTCGGCACCGGCAAGCAAGAGTCCCGCGACGCTGCACGACGTCGCCAGGGAAGCGGGGGTCTCCCTGGCGACGGCGTCTCGGTCCCTGAACGGCAGTGCGCGCAAGGTGAACGAGGACTACCGCCAGCGCGTCCTCGAGGCGGCCCAGCGGCTCGGATACACGACCAACCTGTTCGCGCAGGCCGTGGCCAAGGGCAGCACCACCACCGTGGCCCTGCTCGTGGCCGACATCGCGGACCCCTACTTCTCCAGCATCGCGGCCGGAGTCATCGATGCGGCGAGCGAGGAACGGCTCGTGGTGACCATCGCCGTCACGGGCCGCGACGCGCAGCGCGAACTGGACACGGTGCGGGCACTGCGCGGACAGCGTCCCCGCGTGATGATCCTCGCCGGCTCCAGGACCACAGGGGCGGCGTTCGAGGTCCAGCTGCGGAGCGAGCTGTCCTCCTTCGAGGACACCGGCGGGAAAGTCGCCTTCATCAGCCAGGACGCTGCCCCCTTCGCGACGGTGCTGCTCGACAACCGGGGCGGGGCCCGGAACCTCGCGGTCGCACTGGCCGAGCTCGGGTACCGCGACTTCGCCGTCATCGCCGGGCCGGCCGAGATCCGGACGGCCCAGGAACGTCTTGAGGGTTTCTCGGAGGGACTGGCCGAGCACGGGATCTCCCTGCCTGCCGAGCGCATCATCCACTCGGACTTCACACGCGACGGCGGCTATCGCGGCGCCCAGGACCTCCTGGCGTCAGGAGCCCGGGTGGACCTGGTGTTCGCGGTGAACGACGTCATGGCCGTCGGCGTCGTGTCGGCCTTGCGCGATGCCGGGATCGCGCCGGGAGAGGGAATCGGCGTCGCAGGCTTCGACGACATCCCGACGGTGCGGGACATCACGCCCGCCCTCACCACCGTGCGCATCCCCCTCGAAGACGTGGGCCGTCGCGCACTCCAGCTGGCCACCGGATCGGCGCACGGCGCTTCGGATGCCGGCGGCGGTCCGGAGCCCATCCCCACCGAGACGATCATCCGGGGCAGCACGCCCCGGCGGTAG
- the ptsP gene encoding phosphoenolpyruvate--protein phosphotransferase, translating to MENFAGVGVSPGRVIGPIRHMPKSVSEPPPGERHAPDAPEEAVAALKAASKAVQEELKRRAGIAKGDAQAVLQATSLMAADPMLLKSATKLINNGSSPARAVWEAGASVAEMLHNLGGYMAERTADVLDVRSRIVAELRGLPAPGIPSSDTPFILVAEDLAPADTATLDPAQVLALVTSGGGPQSHTAIIARSLGLPAVVAASGVDDIADGTVVFVDGAAGSISLDPGAEEEAAAEAYRTAAAALTVFDGVGVTADGHEVPLLANVGGAKDAVKAAEAKAQGVGLLRTEFCFLERDTEPTAEEQIEAYKGVFDAFPGKKVVVRTLDAGADKPLPFLTDSTEPNPALGVRGYRTDLTSPGVLERQLSAIAEAASQATADVWVMAPMISTAEEAADFAKLCSNAGLQTPGVMVEVPSAALMAEAILGAVSFASLGTNDLTQYTMAADRQLGSLAALNNSWQPAVLRMVKLTVEGSTAEGHAKPVGVCGEAAADPALAVVLVGLGVSTLSMTPRALAGVGAVLNSVTLAEAQRIAGIAVAAPTAAEARSRARAELPALEPLGL from the coding sequence ATGGAGAATTTCGCAGGGGTCGGAGTGAGCCCCGGACGCGTGATCGGCCCTATCCGCCATATGCCGAAATCGGTCAGCGAACCTCCCCCGGGTGAACGCCACGCCCCCGATGCTCCTGAGGAGGCCGTCGCCGCCCTGAAGGCCGCGTCGAAGGCCGTCCAGGAGGAGCTCAAGCGCAGGGCGGGGATCGCCAAGGGCGACGCGCAGGCCGTCCTGCAGGCGACGTCGCTCATGGCGGCGGACCCCATGCTGCTGAAGTCCGCGACCAAGCTGATCAACAACGGCAGCTCCCCCGCCCGCGCGGTCTGGGAGGCGGGAGCGTCCGTCGCCGAGATGCTCCACAACCTGGGCGGCTACATGGCCGAGCGCACCGCCGACGTCCTCGATGTGCGGTCCCGGATCGTCGCCGAACTCCGGGGGCTGCCCGCGCCGGGCATCCCGTCGTCGGACACGCCCTTCATCCTCGTCGCCGAGGACCTCGCCCCTGCCGACACGGCCACCCTGGACCCCGCGCAGGTCCTCGCCCTCGTCACCTCGGGCGGCGGTCCGCAGTCGCACACGGCCATCATCGCCCGCTCGCTCGGGCTTCCCGCCGTCGTGGCCGCGTCCGGCGTCGACGACATCGCCGACGGGACGGTCGTCTTCGTGGACGGAGCGGCCGGGAGCATCTCGCTCGACCCCGGGGCGGAGGAGGAGGCCGCAGCCGAGGCCTATCGGACCGCCGCGGCGGCACTCACGGTGTTCGACGGCGTGGGCGTGACCGCGGACGGGCACGAGGTTCCCCTGCTGGCCAACGTCGGTGGAGCGAAGGACGCCGTGAAGGCTGCCGAAGCGAAGGCGCAGGGTGTGGGACTGCTCCGCACCGAGTTCTGCTTCCTCGAGCGGGACACGGAGCCGACGGCGGAGGAGCAGATCGAGGCGTACAAGGGCGTCTTCGACGCCTTCCCCGGCAAGAAGGTCGTGGTCCGCACACTGGATGCCGGCGCCGACAAGCCCCTCCCCTTCCTCACGGACTCCACGGAGCCGAATCCGGCACTGGGTGTCCGCGGCTACCGCACCGACCTCACGTCCCCAGGGGTCCTGGAGCGTCAGCTCAGCGCCATCGCCGAAGCCGCCTCCCAGGCCACCGCGGACGTGTGGGTCATGGCACCCATGATCTCCACGGCCGAGGAGGCCGCGGACTTCGCCAAGCTGTGCAGCAACGCCGGCCTGCAGACCCCCGGCGTCATGGTCGAGGTTCCGTCGGCTGCCCTGATGGCCGAGGCCATCCTCGGCGCGGTGTCCTTCGCGAGCCTCGGCACGAACGACCTCACGCAGTACACGATGGCCGCGGACCGCCAGCTCGGCTCCCTCGCCGCCCTCAACAACTCCTGGCAGCCCGCGGTCCTCCGCATGGTCAAACTGACCGTCGAAGGCAGCACCGCCGAAGGGCACGCGAAGCCCGTGGGTGTGTGCGGCGAGGCTGCAGCGGATCCCGCCCTCGCCGTCGTCCTCGTGGGACTCGGCGTCTCGACCCTGTCCATGACCCCGAGGGCCCTCGCCGGTGTCGGCGCGGTCCTGAACAGCGTGACCCTCGCCGAGGCGCAGCGGATCGCCGGTATTGCGGTAGCCGCACCGACGGCGGCGGAGGCTCGCTCGCGAGCCCGGGCCGAGCTTCCCGCCCTGGAACCGCTCGGGCTGTAG
- a CDS encoding GAF and ANTAR domain-containing protein — protein sequence MDPYPPSNELGATLGRIRGLVLTQETAQHAVDLLAQVAQETTPNASGAGVSLIHEAQRTSVGATDALVRTADDLQYGLGEGPCLTAWSTRSPVTIEDTSIDQRFPRWSAAAAEAGVRSCFSVPLLRGRDSLGAMKVYSTVPAAFDDADRARLTSLSVAASALLGHVQTSETSTRISSELRGSLRSRDLVGIAKGILMQREGLTEAEALAALTARARSTGIPFGQLTADIVNGHGSPGGRGAL from the coding sequence ATGGATCCATACCCTCCCTCCAATGAGTTGGGTGCGACGCTCGGTCGCATCCGCGGACTGGTACTGACGCAGGAGACGGCGCAGCATGCCGTGGACCTCCTTGCCCAGGTCGCGCAGGAGACGACGCCGAACGCGTCGGGCGCCGGCGTCTCGCTCATCCACGAAGCGCAGCGGACGAGTGTCGGCGCGACGGACGCCCTCGTGCGCACTGCCGATGACCTGCAGTACGGACTGGGCGAGGGACCGTGCCTGACGGCATGGTCCACCCGGTCGCCCGTGACCATCGAGGACACGTCCATCGACCAGCGGTTTCCGCGGTGGAGCGCCGCGGCGGCCGAAGCGGGGGTGAGGTCGTGCTTCAGTGTCCCGCTGCTGCGGGGCCGCGACTCCCTCGGCGCGATGAAGGTGTACTCGACCGTGCCCGCCGCATTCGACGACGCCGACCGTGCCCGCCTCACGAGCCTGTCGGTTGCGGCCTCGGCCCTGCTCGGCCACGTGCAGACGTCGGAGACGTCGACGCGGATCAGCAGTGAACTGCGCGGGTCCCTCCGGTCGCGGGACCTCGTCGGCATCGCGAAGGGAATCCTCATGCAGCGCGAGGGGCTCACCGAGGCCGAGGCGCTGGCCGCTCTCACCGCCCGTGCGCGCAGCACGGGCATTCCGTTCGGCCAGCTGACCGCGGACATCGTGAACGGGCATGGTTCCCCAGGTGGAAGGGGCGCTCTGTGA
- a CDS encoding nuclear transport factor 2 family protein — MECTEVIRRYWSSVWSRDWKAVGQVLAEDVEVFWPVTREVIRGRDNMVAVNSERPNGWSIDVLNVYSAGEVVVSEVQVPQEDVGIFRVVSIWTVADGVISSGREYWTLYGGEEGRDWRRRYADVGDLPS, encoded by the coding sequence ATGGAATGTACCGAGGTGATCCGGCGGTACTGGTCGTCGGTGTGGAGCAGGGACTGGAAGGCCGTCGGTCAGGTACTGGCCGAGGACGTGGAGGTGTTCTGGCCCGTCACGCGCGAGGTCATCCGAGGCCGGGACAACATGGTGGCCGTGAATTCCGAGCGTCCGAACGGCTGGAGCATCGACGTCCTGAACGTCTACTCCGCCGGCGAGGTGGTGGTGTCCGAGGTCCAGGTGCCGCAGGAGGACGTCGGCATCTTCCGCGTCGTGTCGATCTGGACCGTGGCCGACGGCGTCATCAGCTCGGGCCGCGAGTACTGGACCCTGTACGGCGGGGAGGAGGGCAGGGACTGGCGCCGCAGGTATGCGGACGTCGGCGACCTGCCCTCCTGA
- a CDS encoding Gfo/Idh/MocA family protein, with protein sequence MSTRTIGIIMNGVSGRMGYRQHLVRSILAIRDQGGVLLSDGSRVQVEPILVGRNEAKLAELAAKHGIEHYSTDLDSVLADPTWEIYADFLVTKARSAAIRKAIAAGKAIYTEKPTAETAADALELANLAEAAGIKNGVVHDKLYLPGMQKLKRLVDSGFFGRILSVRGEFGYWVFEGGWQDAQRPSWNYRTEDGGGIVVDMFPHWSYVLENLFGKVESVYARAVTHIDERVDEQGHPYRATADDAAYAVFELEGGIVAQLNSSWTVRVNRDELVQFQVDGTHGSAVVGLFGCKIQPRNATPKPVWNPDLEDTHDYDADWIDVPTNEVFENGFKTQWEEFLRHVLEDGPHPYDFLAGARGMYLAEQGLESSRSGRRLELQDVRTAVLPLEEAVTLA encoded by the coding sequence ATGTCGACGAGGACAATCGGAATCATCATGAACGGCGTCTCAGGACGGATGGGATACAGGCAGCACCTGGTCCGCTCCATCCTCGCCATCCGGGACCAGGGAGGAGTCCTCCTCTCCGACGGCAGCCGGGTCCAGGTGGAACCGATCCTGGTGGGCCGCAACGAGGCGAAGCTCGCCGAACTCGCCGCGAAGCACGGCATCGAGCACTACTCGACCGACCTCGACAGCGTCCTGGCGGACCCGACCTGGGAGATCTACGCGGACTTCCTCGTGACCAAGGCCCGGTCCGCGGCCATCCGGAAGGCCATCGCCGCCGGCAAGGCGATCTACACCGAGAAGCCCACGGCCGAGACGGCCGCCGATGCCCTCGAGCTCGCGAACCTGGCCGAAGCGGCCGGCATCAAGAACGGCGTGGTGCACGACAAGCTGTACCTGCCGGGCATGCAGAAGCTCAAGCGCCTCGTGGACTCCGGATTCTTCGGCCGCATCCTCTCGGTGCGCGGCGAGTTCGGCTACTGGGTCTTCGAGGGCGGCTGGCAGGACGCCCAGCGCCCCAGCTGGAACTACCGCACGGAGGACGGCGGCGGCATCGTCGTCGACATGTTCCCGCACTGGAGCTACGTCCTGGAGAACCTCTTCGGCAAGGTCGAGTCCGTCTACGCCCGCGCGGTCACGCACATCGACGAGCGCGTCGACGAGCAGGGCCACCCCTACCGGGCCACCGCCGACGACGCCGCCTACGCCGTCTTCGAGCTGGAGGGCGGCATCGTCGCTCAGCTCAACTCGAGCTGGACCGTCCGGGTGAACCGCGACGAGCTCGTGCAGTTCCAGGTGGACGGCACGCACGGCTCGGCCGTCGTCGGGCTGTTCGGCTGCAAGATCCAGCCGCGCAACGCCACGCCGAAGCCGGTCTGGAACCCGGACCTCGAGGACACGCACGACTACGACGCCGACTGGATCGACGTCCCCACCAACGAGGTGTTCGAGAACGGCTTCAAGACCCAGTGGGAGGAGTTCCTGCGCCACGTCCTGGAGGACGGGCCGCACCCGTACGACTTCCTCGCCGGTGCCCGCGGAATGTACCTCGCGGAGCAGGGACTCGAGAGCTCCCGCTCCGGGCGCCGCCTGGAACTGCAGGACGTGCGCACGGCCGTGCTCCCCCTCGAGGAAGCGGTCACGCTGGCATGA
- a CDS encoding DUF6807 family protein, whose product MTDPVTLTAGGRDAGILHDGAGEPDQHSPRPFLHPVPTPGGLSVSDYRPADHPWHWGLGIAVSNIAVAGQAHPVNLWGGPTYSDGQGYVQLPNNGSQRVRRTVRERDGVVQHIDWRAADGSSFLAEERTWHAENLTAAGSEWILTSVRSRWANTSGGRLAFGSPTTAGRPDAGYGGFFLRLPASFDGAAIIAGSADGAGSIPEVEAMGGRRPWLGLRSETASVLMVPGTGNPGGPTPWFVRSTGTPMLCAAPFFHHEVHLAAGEVLDWSWSLLAADGPVPDDGFATAAQQARAAGGAAGVVRP is encoded by the coding sequence ATGACCGACCCGGTGACCCTCACGGCGGGAGGGCGGGATGCCGGCATCCTGCACGACGGCGCGGGAGAACCGGACCAGCATTCGCCCCGGCCCTTCCTGCATCCGGTACCGACACCCGGCGGGCTTTCCGTCAGCGATTACCGACCCGCCGACCACCCCTGGCACTGGGGCCTCGGCATCGCCGTCTCGAACATCGCCGTCGCCGGGCAGGCCCACCCGGTCAACCTGTGGGGCGGCCCGACCTACAGCGACGGGCAGGGCTACGTACAGCTGCCGAACAACGGCTCGCAGCGGGTGCGCAGGACCGTGCGCGAGCGGGACGGGGTGGTCCAGCACATCGACTGGCGCGCGGCGGACGGGAGCAGCTTCCTGGCGGAGGAGCGGACCTGGCACGCGGAGAACCTGACCGCCGCCGGCTCGGAGTGGATCCTCACCTCCGTGCGGAGCAGGTGGGCCAACACCAGCGGGGGGAGGCTCGCCTTCGGGAGCCCGACGACGGCGGGCCGCCCGGACGCGGGCTACGGTGGTTTCTTCCTGCGCCTCCCGGCATCATTCGACGGAGCGGCGATCATCGCGGGATCGGCCGACGGCGCCGGTTCCATTCCCGAAGTCGAGGCCATGGGGGGCAGGCGCCCCTGGCTGGGGCTCCGGTCGGAGACCGCATCGGTCCTCATGGTCCCTGGGACCGGCAATCCGGGAGGCCCCACCCCGTGGTTCGTCCGCAGCACAGGCACCCCCATGCTGTGCGCGGCGCCGTTCTTCCATCACGAGGTGCACCTGGCGGCCGGCGAGGTGCTGGACTGGAGCTGGTCCCTCCTCGCAGCGGACGGACCGGTGCCGGATGACGGGTTCGCCACGGCGGCCCAGCAGGCCCGGGCGGCCGGAGGAGCTGCAGGGGTGGTCCGGCCCTAG
- a CDS encoding TetR/AcrR family transcriptional regulator, whose translation MKKVGEPAPKVRLLRAAAALLAESNGETVSTRQITQAARVTAPTLYHHFGDKEGLFDAVVAEGFSEYLDAERSLPTSGQPIEDLRMHWDNHVQFGLDHPHLYLVMFGNIQPERRPSMVASAEAFLEEVLGRAAAAARLVVSPHEAARSMLAANIGVTLMLIAEPAAKRNLELSAMTREAVISAVATDSEADPTTDTEGTPSVVVAAIALNAALQSSHPDQLSSSELKLFLEWLQRISSRSAS comes from the coding sequence ATGAAAAAAGTAGGCGAACCAGCGCCTAAGGTTCGGCTCCTCAGGGCGGCAGCGGCACTGCTCGCCGAGTCCAACGGCGAGACCGTATCGACCCGGCAGATCACCCAGGCTGCCCGGGTCACTGCTCCAACCCTGTACCACCACTTCGGTGACAAGGAGGGCCTGTTCGACGCCGTCGTCGCCGAGGGTTTCTCCGAGTACCTCGACGCCGAGAGAAGCCTCCCGACGTCGGGACAGCCCATCGAGGACCTCCGGATGCACTGGGACAACCACGTGCAGTTCGGCCTCGACCACCCGCACCTCTACCTGGTGATGTTCGGCAACATCCAGCCCGAGCGCCGGCCGTCGATGGTGGCCAGCGCGGAGGCGTTCCTCGAGGAGGTGCTGGGGCGGGCGGCCGCTGCAGCCCGCCTCGTGGTGTCACCGCACGAAGCCGCGCGCAGCATGCTCGCCGCCAACATCGGCGTCACGCTCATGCTGATCGCGGAACCGGCGGCGAAGCGCAACCTCGAGTTGTCCGCCATGACCCGGGAGGCGGTGATCTCGGCCGTGGCCACGGATTCCGAGGCCGATCCCACCACGGACACGGAGGGAACGCCCTCGGTGGTCGTGGCGGCCATAGCGCTCAACGCCGCGCTGCAGTCCTCGCATCCCGACCAGCTCTCCAGTTCGGAACTGAAGCTCTTCCTCGAATGGCTCCAGCGCATCTCCAGCCGGTCGGCAAGCTGA
- a CDS encoding dihydrodipicolinate synthase family protein, whose translation MITLVDAAGTVSAVELRPAPSFSKPTAPLSSRTVYAAAHVVPRTTAENVPGAAADLDWDATLAFRHHLWSWGLGVADAMDTAQRNMGLDPAATRELIARSAAEARSVGGALVAGVNTDHVEDPVISLDAVIDAYKDQLHFTEDAGASVVLMASRHLARAARTAEDYQRVYSEVLAAAGAPVILHWLGSAFDPELGTYFGSADTDTASSTLLKIIANSPDKVAGVKMSLLDADSERAVRAQLNAPARMFTGDDFNYVSLIGGDASGYSDALLGAFAALGPHASAAVQALDAGDPDAYARILGPTEALSRQIFAAPTFYYKTGVAFLSWLNGHQPGVGMVGGLHAARSLPHLSEIVRLANQCGALEQPELARDRWHALLRVSGVAA comes from the coding sequence ATGATCACCCTCGTCGATGCGGCGGGGACCGTCTCCGCCGTCGAACTCCGTCCCGCGCCGTCGTTCTCGAAGCCGACCGCGCCCCTGTCCAGCCGGACCGTGTATGCGGCGGCCCACGTGGTCCCCCGCACGACGGCGGAGAACGTGCCCGGCGCCGCCGCGGACCTCGACTGGGATGCGACCCTCGCGTTCCGGCACCATCTGTGGTCCTGGGGGCTCGGCGTCGCGGACGCGATGGACACCGCCCAGCGCAACATGGGGCTCGACCCCGCCGCGACCCGCGAACTCATAGCGCGCAGTGCTGCCGAGGCCCGTTCCGTCGGCGGCGCCCTCGTCGCCGGCGTGAACACGGACCACGTCGAGGACCCGGTGATCTCCCTCGACGCCGTGATCGACGCCTACAAGGACCAGCTCCACTTCACCGAGGACGCAGGCGCATCCGTGGTCCTGATGGCGAGCCGGCACCTCGCCCGCGCCGCACGGACCGCCGAGGACTACCAGCGGGTGTACTCCGAGGTGCTGGCTGCGGCCGGCGCCCCCGTGATCCTGCACTGGCTCGGCAGCGCCTTCGACCCCGAGCTCGGCACCTACTTCGGCTCGGCGGACACCGACACGGCGTCCTCGACCCTGCTCAAGATCATCGCCAACTCTCCCGACAAGGTGGCGGGCGTCAAGATGAGCCTGCTCGATGCAGACTCGGAACGGGCGGTGCGCGCACAGCTCAACGCGCCCGCACGCATGTTCACCGGGGACGACTTCAACTACGTCTCACTCATCGGCGGGGATGCGTCGGGCTACTCCGACGCGCTCCTCGGCGCCTTCGCCGCGCTCGGTCCGCACGCTTCGGCGGCCGTCCAGGCGCTCGACGCCGGTGACCCGGACGCGTACGCACGGATCCTCGGCCCCACCGAAGCACTCTCACGGCAGATCTTCGCGGCGCCGACGTTCTACTACAAGACGGGTGTGGCCTTCCTCAGCTGGCTCAACGGGCACCAGCCCGGCGTCGGGATGGTCGGCGGTCTGCACGCGGCCCGCAGCCTGCCGCACCTGTCGGAGATCGTCCGCCTCGCGAACCAGTGCGGGGCGCTCGAACAACCGGAGCTGGCCCGTGATCGCTGGCACGCACTGCTGCGCGTGAGCGGGGTGGCGGCATGA